A DNA window from Haliovirga abyssi contains the following coding sequences:
- the rnr gene encoding ribonuclease R: protein MRDDKDIIYFLSENKAKGINEIIDSLGMSRKNKKKISKKLEELEEAGEIVKIKGNRYTTPEKAGYLKGKFQISRGSFGFVDGENESVFIPRGKFGTAMSGDTVLVNITVQGTARKKSEGEIVKIVKRSSDKVIGIFQENRNFGFVVPTTKMGKDIFISRKYFKNAKNDDLVLVEVLNWGEKAKKPEGKIIEVLGDPYDTNVMIDALIKRNGYSEEFPEEVKKELENITEPSEEEKKKRRDLRELALITIDGEDARDLDDAVYVEKLENNNYKLIVSIADVSYYVKEGSELDKEALNRGNSVYLVDRVIPMFPRKLSNGICSLNEKVDRLAYTVEMEINEKGKVLFVDTYKSVINVKHRMTYGSVNKILKDDSSEIEKYRDIYDMLKKMRKLSDILRNKRLKRGSIDFDFKEKKVVLNKKEKVEYIKVRSRDLSESLIEEFMLSANEAVAEKLFWYEIPSIYRIHEKPDLDDIKALNKILMNFGYKISNINELHPGKFQKIIEDVKDKEYSMLVNKVILMSLKQAKYNLENLGHFGLAASYYTHFTSPIRRYSDLIVHRILDEVESGKINKKRSLYLEKFIDKAAKHISTTERDAEKAERESVRIKIVEYMIDKVGNEYNGIITGLNKNGMFIELENYVECFFNTNNAKDEYIFDENKNKVLEKNRNKSYNIGDAIKILVVRAELKDLSVEVIPFEGEENGDSSK from the coding sequence ATGAGAGATGATAAAGATATAATATATTTTTTATCAGAAAACAAAGCAAAAGGGATAAATGAAATAATAGATTCACTTGGAATGTCCAGAAAAAATAAAAAAAAGATATCTAAAAAATTGGAAGAGTTAGAAGAAGCAGGGGAAATAGTTAAAATAAAAGGGAATAGATATACAACACCAGAAAAGGCAGGATATTTAAAAGGAAAATTTCAAATATCAAGAGGAAGCTTTGGATTTGTAGATGGAGAAAATGAATCTGTTTTTATTCCAAGAGGAAAATTTGGAACTGCAATGTCAGGAGATACTGTGTTAGTTAATATTACTGTACAAGGCACAGCTAGAAAAAAAAGCGAAGGTGAAATAGTAAAAATAGTAAAACGAAGTTCTGATAAAGTAATTGGAATATTTCAAGAAAATAGAAACTTTGGATTTGTAGTTCCAACAACTAAAATGGGAAAAGATATATTTATAAGTAGAAAATATTTTAAAAATGCTAAAAATGATGATCTTGTTTTAGTAGAGGTATTAAATTGGGGTGAAAAAGCTAAAAAACCAGAAGGAAAAATAATTGAAGTATTAGGAGATCCATATGATACAAATGTAATGATAGATGCTTTAATAAAACGAAATGGATATAGCGAAGAGTTTCCAGAAGAGGTAAAAAAAGAGTTAGAAAATATAACTGAACCATCTGAAGAAGAAAAGAAAAAAAGAAGAGATTTGAGAGAATTAGCATTAATCACAATCGATGGAGAAGATGCTAGAGATTTGGATGATGCTGTTTATGTAGAAAAATTAGAAAATAATAATTACAAATTAATAGTAAGTATAGCAGATGTATCTTATTATGTAAAAGAAGGCTCAGAGCTAGATAAAGAAGCTTTAAATAGAGGGAATAGCGTTTATTTAGTAGATAGAGTAATACCAATGTTTCCAAGAAAATTATCAAATGGCATATGTTCGCTAAATGAAAAAGTTGATAGATTAGCATATACAGTGGAAATGGAAATAAATGAAAAAGGAAAAGTCTTGTTTGTAGATACATATAAATCTGTTATAAATGTAAAACATAGAATGACATATGGTTCTGTTAATAAAATATTAAAAGATGACAGTAGTGAAATTGAGAAATATAGAGATATTTATGATATGCTAAAGAAAATGAGAAAATTATCAGATATTTTAAGAAATAAAAGATTAAAAAGAGGGAGTATAGATTTTGATTTTAAAGAAAAAAAAGTTGTATTAAATAAAAAAGAAAAAGTTGAATATATAAAGGTAAGAAGTAGAGATTTATCTGAAAGTTTAATAGAGGAATTTATGTTATCAGCAAATGAAGCTGTAGCTGAAAAACTATTTTGGTATGAAATTCCTTCAATATATAGAATTCATGAAAAACCAGATCTAGATGACATAAAAGCTCTTAATAAAATATTAATGAATTTTGGATATAAAATATCTAATATAAATGAATTACATCCTGGAAAATTTCAAAAGATAATAGAGGATGTAAAAGATAAAGAATATAGTATGTTAGTAAATAAAGTAATCTTAATGTCGTTAAAACAAGCTAAATATAATTTAGAAAATTTAGGACATTTTGGATTAGCAGCAAGTTATTATACACATTTTACTTCCCCAATAAGAAGATATTCTGATCTGATTGTACACAGAATATTAGATGAAGTGGAAAGTGGAAAAATCAATAAAAAAAGAAGCTTATATTTAGAAAAATTTATTGATAAAGCTGCAAAACATATCTCAACGACAGAAAGAGATGCAGAAAAAGCAGAGAGAGAAAGTGTTAGAATAAAAATAGTAGAGTATATGATAGATAAAGTTGGGAATGAATATAACGGAATCATTACAGGATTAAATAAAAATGGAATGTTTATAGAATTAGAAAACTATGTAGAGTGTTTTTTTAATACAAATAATGCTAAAGATGAATACATTTTTGACGAAAATAAAAATAAAGTACTTGAAAAAAATAGGAATAAGAGTTATAATATAGGCGATGCAATAAAAATTTTAGTAGTTAGAGCGGAATTAAAAGATTTATCAGTTGAAGTGATTCCTTTCGAAGGAGAAGAAAATGGCGATAGCAGCAAATAA
- the smpB gene encoding SsrA-binding protein SmpB, which translates to MAIAANKKAYHDYTILEKLEVGIELKGTEVKSVKAGKTSIKESYVKILKDEVFILNMYIGSYEFGNIHNVDERRTRKLFLHKKEISKLAGKVSAKGFTLVPLKVYQKKRLIKLEIGLAQGKKLHDKREVLAKRDQLRDINRELKNYR; encoded by the coding sequence ATGGCGATAGCAGCAAATAAAAAAGCATATCATGATTATACCATTTTAGAAAAACTTGAAGTTGGGATAGAATTAAAAGGAACAGAAGTAAAATCGGTAAAAGCAGGAAAAACTAGCATAAAAGAAAGCTATGTAAAAATATTAAAAGATGAAGTATTCATTTTAAATATGTATATTGGAAGTTATGAGTTTGGAAATATACATAATGTAGATGAGAGAAGAACTAGAAAATTATTTTTACATAAGAAAGAGATATCAAAATTGGCTGGTAAAGTTTCTGCAAAAGGATTTACACTTGTGCCATTAAAAGTATATCAGAAGAAAAGATTAATTAAATTAGAAATTGGTTTGGCACAAGGAAAAAAATTACATGATAAAAGAGAAGTATTAGCAAAAAGAGATCAACTAAGAGATATCAATAGAGAATTAAAAAATTATAGGTAA